The Vibrio aphrogenes genomic interval AATGCTTTCTTCTAGACACAACACCACTTCATTGATCATCGGGATCATGGTGCGATTAATAATGTCTTCATCAGAGAAGGTTTTACTATCCGCCGTCACTTCTTTTAATAGCGTTAAAATACTTGGGTCGAAGGTTTTGGTTGGCTTTCCTTTTTTATCTAGAGTGTAAGTGTAAAAACCATGACCATTTTTTTGACCGTATTTTTGGGCGTGATATAAAACATCAATCGCATCTTTACCTTGTTTACCCATGCGCTCAGGAAAGCCTTGTGCCATTACTTCTTGAGCGTGGTGTGCAGTATCAATACCCACGACATCCAGTAAGTAAGCCGGCCCCATCGGCCAACCAAATTGACGTTCCATCACTTTATCGATTTGCGTGAAGTCAGCCCCATCTCGCATTAATAAACTAAAGCCACCAAAATAAGGGAATAGGACTCGGTTGACAAAGAACCCTGGACAATCATTAACCACGATAGGCGATTTACCCATTTGCGCTGCGTAAGCCACGACCTTGTTGATGGTATCTTCGGAAGTGTGTTCACCACGAATAATTTCTACCAGTGGCATTCGGTGTACTGGGTTAAAGAAGTGCATACCACAGAAGTTTTCTGGATGTTTGACTGCTTTTGCCAATTGGTTAATTGGAATGGTGGAAGTATTTGACGCAATGATTGCGCCTTGTTTTGCATGCTGTTCAACCTCGGCTAATACTGCTGCTTTAACTTTAGGATTTTCAACCACAGCTTCCACGATAATATCGGCTTGTTCAATACCGGAGTAATGCAAACTAGGCGTGATGGCTGCTAAGACTTTTGCTAGTTTGAAACCATCAATTTTTCCTCGTTCTAGCTGCTTATTTAGCAATTTTGATGCTTCATTCATGCCGAGATCAAGCGAGGATTGGGCAATGTCTTTCATTAAAACTGGGATGCCTTTGGAGGCTGATTGGTAAGCGATTCCTCCTCCCATGATACCAGCACCTAAAACGGCGGCGCGTTGTGTTTTGGTGGCTTCTTTCGTGGCTTTTTTAGCGATAGCTTTAATGTATTGATCATTTAAAAAGAGGCCGATTAAAGCTTGAGCAGTATCACTTTTGGCTACGTGAGCAAAAGAGTTTCTCTCAATCTCTAATGCACCATCTCGCTCGAAGGTCGCAGCTTCTTCAATGGCTTTGACTGAAGCAATGGGTGCGGGGTAATGTGGGCCTGCTTTGGCGGAAATCATCCCCTTTGCGGTGGTAAAGCTCATTAAGGCTTCAACTTTGCTCAAGGGTAAAGGTGCCATTTTTTGCTGGCGGCGAGCTTGCCAGTCAATATGGCCACTTTGTGCTTGTTGCATGGTGAGTAGCGCTGAGCTTTCAAGTTGGTCGGAGCTTACTATGGCATCTAATAAGCCCAATTTGAGCGCTTCATCGGCTTTTTGTAGTTTGGCGGTAGCGATCATTTCCATGGCATTATCCGCTCCGATTAATCGAGGTAGACGTACTGTCCCTCCAAAACCAGGGATAATGCCGAGTTTAGTTTCTGGTAAACCAATTAATGCCGTGTGATCACCAATACGTAAGTCAGTTGATAAAATCAATTCACAGCCGCCACCTAAGGCAAAGCCTTTAATCACAGATAAAGTTGGAAACGGCAAATCTTCGAGCTTGCAAAAGATATCGTTAGCGTATTTTATCCAGTGTTTTAGCTCTTCAATGGGTTGGGCAAAGAGACCTAAAAATTCTTTGATATTAGCCCCAGCAATGAAGGAGTCTTTATCGGAATTAAGTATTAAACCTGTGACATTAGGTTGAGACTTGATGGCATCAAGCGCTTCATCTAATGCTTTTAGTGCATCAGAGCCGAGGGTATTCACGGAGGCGTTTTCACTGAATGTCAGTTGAACGATACCGTCTTGCAATTCCTTTACGTGTAGGGCCGTATGTTGGTAAATCATTGTCTATCTCCATGACGAACAAAGGTGATTGTTGTAGAGAACTTATTATAATTTTTTCTGGTTTGACCAGATTGTTATAGTCTTGATCGTATAAATGTTAACTTCAATAACAATTCAAACAATTGTTTGAAATATGTGCGCGGGGTCATTTTGTCTATCCATAAACGCTTGATCACATGTTAGACTGAGCAACTTTATTTTGGAGGGTGTGATGAGCGATCAACCGTATTTAATACCGCGAGAGAATGTCGTCTTTGAAGAAGAAATAAAAAAGAGTGTCTTTATCACCCAACTTGCACATACCCCAAGTATTGACAGCGCTAAGCAATTTATCGAACACGTCAAAGCACAACATGCCAGTGCAAGGCATAACTGCTGGGGATTTGTCGCGGGCCGTCCTAATGATTCATTATTATGGGGATTCAGTGATGATGGTGAACCTTCTGGTACTGCGGGTAAACCGATTTTAGCCCAATTATCAGGTTCGGGGGTTGGCGAAATGACGGCGGTGGTAACGCGTTACTCTGGTGGTATTAAGTTAGGAACCGGCGGTTTAGTGAAAGCCTATGGCGGAGGGGTACAGCAAGCTCTCAAGCAACTTCAAACAATTGAGAAAAAGATCATGACTCAATTGCAGCTAAGGTTAGACTATCCATTAATGCCATTAGTACAATCGATTTTAGGGCAATTTCATACTCAACAATTGGATGCTCAATTTGATAGTGAAGTGGTGTTATTGATCGAAGTGGATAAACGGGAAGAGAATCTCTTTACCCAAACATTAATTAATAAAAGTGGTGCGAAAGTGTTGATTCAAGAGATGTCAGTTCGTTCATCAAATAATACAAGGAATGTGGAAGCTTAGCTTCTTAGCACGTATGCAGTTTCGTTCAATTATTCGGATAATAGGCTTATTATTAGCCTTATTTAGTGTATCAATGCTAGCTCCTGCGCTGGTGGCCTTAATTTATCGTGATGGTGCCGGTGTACCTTTCGTGACGACCTTTTTTGTTCTGCTACTTTGTGGTGGGATCTGCTGGTTTCCTAATCGCGATAAAAAGTCGGATTTAAAAGCACGGGATGGCTTCTTGATTGTGGTCCTGTTTTGGACCGTAATCGGTAGTGCGGGGGCATTACCGTTATGGTTATCACCTAATCCTGATGTTTCTGTCACTGACGCCTTCTTTGAGTCTTTTTCAGCCTTAACTACCACAGGGGCGACGACAATTGTCGGACTGGATCACTTGCCCAAAGCGATTTTATTCTATCGCCAGTTCTTACAATGGTTTGGGGGGATGGGGATTATTGTCCTGGCCGTTGCTATTTTACCAATTCTTGGCATCGGTGGAATGCAGTTATACCGTGCAGAAATTCCAGGGCCGGTAAAAGATAGCAAAATGACACCACGTATTGCCGAGACAGCGAAAGTGCTGTGGTACATTTACCTCAGCCTTACCATTGCTTGTGCATTGGCTTTTTGGTTGGCGGGCATGAGTGTGTTTGATGCGATTTGTCATAGCTTTTCAACCATAGCGATCGGTGGGTTTTCCACTCATGATGCCAGTATGGGGTATTTTAATAGTCCAGTGATCAACATGATTACCGTCGTCTTCTTATTGATCTCTGCCTGTAATTTCTCGCTGCACTTTGCCGTTTTTGCTTCAGGTGGTGTTCATCCTAAGTACTATTGGCGCGATCCGGAATTTAGAGCATTTATTACGATTCAGGTATTACTCTTTTTATTGTGTTTCTTTATTTTACTGTCTCATAATAATGACTTAACTACCTTTGAAACGTTCGACCAAGTGTTGTTCCAAACGGTTTCCATTTCAACAACGGCCGGTTTTACGACCACCGGTTTTTCTCAATGGCCATTATTTTTACCGGTCTTATTGTTATTTTCTTCTTTTATAGGCGGGTGTGCAGGCTCGACCGGCGGCGGCTTAAAAGTGATTCGTGTTTTGTTATTGACTCTACAGGGTGGGCGAGAGCTAAAGCGGTTAGTTCACCCTAGAGCGGTTTTTCCAATCAAGATTGGCGATAAAGCTCTACCTCAACGTGTCGTGGATGCGGTTTGGGGGTTCTTCTCTGCTTACGCACTCGTTTTTGTGCTTTGTATGTTAGGTTTGATTGCGACAGGTATGGATGAGCTCAGCGCTTTTTCTGCGATAGCCGCCACTTTAAATAACTTGGGGCCAGGACTTGGAGATGTGTCCGTTCATTTTGCTAACGTGAATGATGCTGCTAAGTGGGTATTAATTATTTCCATGTTATTTGGGCGACTAGAAGTCTTTACCTTACTTATTTTATTTACACCGACATTTTGGAAAAGTTAAATGCACGAAAAAAAATACCTCATCTTGTATTCCACCCAAGAAGGGCAGACCTACAAAATTGCCCAATATATGGCTCAAGAATTAGGGGAAAGTCATTGTAACCTCATTAATCTACACGAAGCGCATACTGTCGACTTTGGTTTGTATCATACCCTTATTATTGGGGCCTCTATTCGTTACGGACGTTTTAATAAGAAACTCTATCGTTTTATTGACCGTCATCTAGCACAATTAAACGCTGCTGATGCCTACTTCTATAGTGTCAATCTGACAGCTCGTAAAGAAGGCAAGGATACACCAGAAGGTAGTGTCTATATTCAGACGTTCTTGAAGAAATCTCCATGGAAACCGAAAAAGATTGGTGTTTTTGCTGGGGCACTATTATATCCACGTTATTCTTGGTTTGATCGAATGATGATTCAATTGATTATGAGAATGACCAAAGGTGAAACGGATACAAGTAAAGAAGTGGAATACACAAATTGGGAAAAAGTGACTCAATTTACAAAAAGCATCGAGAAATCGCTGTAAAAAGTAGCAAAAATAAAAGCTTTAGTGTCTTTTTTGAACGAACGGTAAATAAAAACAAAAAAACGTAAAAAATGGCTTGCCAAGCTAAGTTAACTCTCTATAATGCGACCTCACTGACACGGAGCACGCAGCCAAGCTGCAGCACGGGTTAGAGGTCAAAACCTTCTCAAAAAGGTTTGCGAAAAAAAGTTGTAAGAAAGTGTTTGACACTAACTTTTAAAGCGCTAGAATGGCCGCCCTGTTCAACGAGATGCACTAAGCATTATCGATAAGAACAACGCTCTTTAACAATTTAAACCTATCAATCTGTGTGGGCACTCGTTGATGATAATCAAAAAGATTTATCAATGAACTGAGTGACCAAACGGCTATTAAAAGAGTCAGCCTTGAGCTGGTTTGATTTCACTTTTTAAAGTGAAAATAAATAATAGCGGCACAGTCAATTCATTATCTATCTGTTGGATAGATAATAGCTTTAAAGTTACTTCTTCTTTTTAAGAAGAATAGTTTTGAAGTCAGTATTCGTTGAGCCGGTCGTCTCTTTATTTAAGAGCGGCCACAAAAACTTTAATTGAAGAGTTTGATCATGGCTCAGATTGAACGCTGGCGGCAGGCCTAACACATGCAAGTCGAGCGGTAACAGGAAATAGCTTGCTATTTCGCTGACGAGCGGCGGACGGGTGAGTAATGCATAGGAAGTTGCCCAGTAGAGGGGGATAACCATTGGAAACGATGGCTAATACCGCATAACCTCTTCGGAGCAAAGCAGGGGACCTTCGGGCCTTGCGCTATTGGATACGCCTATGTGGGATTAGCTAGTTGGTGAGGTAATGGCTCACCAAGGCAACGATCCCTAGCTGGTCTGAGAGGATGATCAGCCACACTGGGACTGAGACACGGCCCAGACTCCTACGGGAGGCAGCAGTGGGGAATATTGCACAATGGGCGAAAGCCTGATGCAGCCATGCCGCGTGTATGAAGAAGGCCTTCGGGTTGTAAAGTACTTTCAGTTGTGAGGAAGGTTTCGTAGTTAATAACTGCGTTGCTTGACGTTAGCAACAGAAGAAGCACCGGCTAACTCCGTGCCAGCAGCCGCGGTAATACGGAGGGTGCGAGCGTTAATCGGAATTACTGGGCGTAAAGCGCATGCAGGTGGTTTGTTAAGTCAGATGTGAAAGCCCGGGGCTCAACCTCGGAAGGTCATTTGAAACTGGCAAACTAGAGTACTGTAGAGGGGGGTAGAATTTCAGGTGTAGCGGTGAAATGCGTAGAGATCTGAAGGAATACCAGTGGCGAAGGCGGCCCCCTGGACAGATACTGACACTCAGATGCGAAAGCGTGGGGAGCAAACAGGATTAGATACCCTGGTAGTCCACGCCGTAAACGATGTCTACTTGGAGGTTGTGGCCTTGAGCCGTGGCTTTCGGAGCTAACGCGTTAAGTAGACCGCCTGGGGAGTACGGTCGCAAGATTAAAACTCAAATGAATTGACGGGGGCCCGCACAAGCGGTGGAGCATGTGGTTTAATTCGATGCAACGCGAAGAACCTTACCTACTCTTGACATCCAGAGAAGCCAGTAGAGATACAGGTGTGCCTTCGGGAGCTCTGAGACAGGTGCTGCATGGCTGTCGTCAGCTCGTGTTGTGAAATGTTGGGTTAAGTCCCGCAACGAGCGCAACCCTTATCCTTGTTTGCCAGCGAGTAATGTCGGGAACTCCAGGGAGACTGCCGGTGATAAACCGGAGGAAGGTGGGGACGACGTCAAGTCATCATGGCCCTTACGAGTAGGGCTACACACGTGCTACAATGGCGCATACAGAGGGCAGCGAACTTGCGAAAGTAAGCGAATCCCAAAAAGTGCGTCGTAGTCCGGATTGGAGTCTGCAACTCGACTCCATGAAGTCGGAATCGCTAGTAATCGTGGATCAGAATGCCACGGTGAATACGTTCCCGGGCCTTGTACACACCGCCCGTCACACCATGGGAGTGGGCTGCAAAAGAAGTAGGTAGTTTAACCTTCGGGAGGACGCTTACCACTTTGTGGTTCATGACTGGGGTGAAGTCGTAACAAGGTAGCCCTAGGGGAACCTGGGGCTGGATCACCTCCTTATACGAAGATTATTTTTGATGAGTACCCACACAGATTGATTAGGTTTACTTAGATTAAAGTAGAGTTTTAATGAATGACTTCGGTTATTGATTAAAGCTTTATGCTTTATGCTCTTTAACAATTTGGAAAGCTGACTGATAGCTTAATTTGTTTTTACTTTTGAAAAAGTAAAATAAAACAGCTCAAGGCTGTAATTAAGTTATCAAATAAAAGTTCTCAATGTTTATCTTTAAGATAAACACACAACACACATTCAAGTGTCTTGTATTCTAGTTTTTATCTACTTTTTCATAAAAGTAGGCAAAAACATCTATTGAGTCCGGCAACGATATTTAAGATTACCCTCTTAAATATCAACAAACTAAAACCTTATTTAGTTGAACATACATAAAGACCCTTTTGGGTTGTATGGTTAAGTGAATAAGCGTACACGGTGGATGCCTAGGCAGTCAGAGGCGATGAAGGACGTATTAACTTGCGATAAGCGTAGATTAGGCAGTAAAAGCCACTTGAGTCTACGATTTCCGAATGGGGAAACCCAGTTGCATAAGCAACTATCATTAACTGAATACATAGGTTAATGAGGCGAACTCGGGGAACTGAAACATCTAAGTACCCGAAGGAAGAGAAATCAACCGAGATTCCGAAAGTAGCGGCGAGCGAAATTGGATTAGCCCTTAAGCTTTTAATGATGCAGGTGAACAAGCTGGAAAGCTTGGCGATACAGGGTGATAGCCCCGTAACCGACACATCATAATCAGTGAAATCGAGTAAGGCGGGACACGTGTTATCCTGTCTGAATATGGGGGGACCATCCTCCAAGGCTAAATACTCCTGACTGACCGATAGTGAACCAGTACCGTGAGGGAAAGGCGAAAAGAACCCCTGTGAGGGGAGTGAAATAGAACCTGAAACCGTGTACGTACAAGCAGTAGGAGCACCTTCGTGGTGTGACTGCGTACCTTTTGTATAATGGGTCAGCGACTTATATTTAGTAGCAAGGTTAACCGTATAGGGGAGCCGTAGGGAAACCGAGTCTTAACTGGGCGTCGAGTTGCTAGGTATAGACCCGAAACCAGGTGATCTAGCCATGGGCAGGTTGAAGATTGAGTAACATCAATTGGAGGACCGAACCGACTAATGTTGAAAAATTAGCGGATGACTTGTGGCTAGGGGTGAAAGGCCAATCAAACCTGGAGATAGCTGGTTCTCCCCGAAAGCTATTTAGGTAGCGCCTCGGACGAATACTACTGGGGGTAGAGCACTGTTAAGGCTAGGGGGTCATCCCGACTTACCAACCCTTTGCAAACTCCGAATACCAGTAAGTACTATCCGGGAGACACACGGCGGGTGCTAACGTCCGTCGTGGAGAGGGAAACAACCCAGACCGCCAGCTAAGGTCCCAAAGTATAGCTAAGTGGGAAACGATGTGGGAAGGCTCAGACAGCCAGGATGTTGGCTTAGAAGCAGCCATCATTTAAAGAAAGCGTAATAGCTCACTGGTCGAGTCGGCCTGCGCGGAAGATGTAACGGGGCTAAGCTATACACCGAAGCTGCGGCAGTACAGTTTACTGTGCTGGGTAGGGGAGCGTTCTGTAAGCCGTTGAAGGTGAACTGAGAAGTTTGCTGGAGGTATCAGAAGTGCGAATGCTGACATGAGTAACGATAAAGGGAGTGAAAAACTCCCTCGCCGGAAGACCAAGGGTTCCTGTCCAACGTTAATCGGGGCAGGGTAAGTCGACCCCTAAGGCGAGGCTGAAAAGCGTAGTCGATGGGAAACGGGTTAATATTCCCGTACTTCTTACAAATGCGATGGGGGGACGGAGAAGGCTAGGTGGGCCTGGCGATGGTTGTCCAGGTTCAAGTGCGTAGGCTGATTTCTTAGGTAAATCCGGGAAATCTTAAGGCCGAGACACGACGTCGAGCTACTACGGTAGTGAAGTCATTGATGCCATGCTTCCAGGAAAAGCCTCTAAGCTTCAGTTTGTAAGAAATCGTACCCCAAACCGACACAGGTGGTCGGGTAGAGAATACCAAGGCGCTTGAGAGAACTCGGGTGAAGGAACTAGGCAAAATGGTACCGTAACTTCGGGAGAAGGTACGCTCCTAGCGGTGATGAGACTTGCTCTCTAAGCTGCCGGGAGTCGCAGATACCAGGTGGCTGCAACTGTTTATTAAAAACACAGCACTGTGCAAAATCGTAAGATGACGTATACGGTGTGACGCCTGCCCGGTGCCGGAAGGTTAATTGATGGGGTTATCTTCGGAGAAGCTCTTGATCGAAGCCCCGGTAAACGGCGGCCGTAACTATAACGGTCCTAAGGTAGCGAAATTCCTTGTCGGGTAAGTTCCGACCTGCACGAATGGCGTAATGATGGCCACGCTGTCTCCACCCGAGACTCAGTGAAATTGAAATCGCTGTGAAGATGCAGTGTACCCGCGGCTAGACGGAAAGACCCCGTGAACCTTTACTACAGCTTGGCACTGAACATTGACCCTACATGTGTAGGATAGGTGGGAGACTTTGAAGCATTCACGCCAGTGGATGTGGAGTCAACCTTGAAATACCACCCTTGTAGTGTTGATGTTCTAACTTAGCCCCATTATCTGGGGTGAGGACAGTGCCTGGTGGGTAGTTTGACTGGGGCGGTCTCCTCCCAAAGAGTAACGGAGGAGCACGAAGGTGGGCTAAACACGGTTGGACATCGTGTGGTTAGTGCAATGGCATAAGCCCGCTTGACTGCGAGAATGACAATTCGAGCAGGTGCGAAAGCAGGTCATAGTGATCCGGTGGTTCTGAATGGAAGGGCCATCGCTCAACGGATAAAAGGTACTCCGGGGATAACAGGCTGATACCGCCCAAGAGTTCATATCGACGGCGGTGTTTGGCACCTCGATGTCGGCTCATCACATCCTGGGGCTGAAGTCGGTCCCAAGGGTATGGCTGTTCGCCATTTAAAGTGGTACGCGAGCTGGGTTTAGAACGTCGTGAGACAGTTCGGTCCCTATCTGCCGTGGGCGTTGGAAGATTGAAGGGGGCTGCTCCTAGTACGAGAGGACCGGAGTGGACGAACCTCTGGTGTTCGGGTTGTCATGCCAATGGCATTGCCCGGTAGCTAAGTTCGGAATCGATAAGTGCTGAAAGCATCTAAGCACGAAGCGAGCCCTGAGATGAGTCTTCCCTGGCACTTTAAGTGTCCTAAAGGGTTGTTCGAGACTAGAACGTTGATAGGTTGGGTGTGTAAGCGCTGCGAGGCGTTGAGCTAACCAATACTAATTGCCCGTGAGGCTTAACCATACAACACCTAAAGGGTTTTGATGGACTTAATAGATATAAGACATGCTTGAATGAGTGTGAGAACGAGTTAGAGATAACAAAGCAGCTTTCCGAATTAAGTTAAACGCTTGAGCGTTTAACAAAAGAATTTGCTTGGCGACCATAGCGCTTTGGACCCACCTGATTCCATGCCGAACTCAGAAGTGAAACGAAGTAGCGCCGATGGTAGTGTGGGGTCTCCCCATGTGAGAGTAGGACATCGCCAGGCTTTAATTTTTTATTTTAGTTTTCAAAAAACTAAAATAAACAAATATTTATACTGAATAGACACTGTGGAGTGGTAGTTCAGTTGGTTAGAATACCGGCCTGTCACGCCGGGGGTCGCGGGTTCGAGTCCCGTCCACTCCGCCACTTACATATCTTGAATAAAGAGTAAGAAGCCCGATTCGTAAGAGTCGGGCTTTTTTACGTCTGTAGAAAATGAAATATCCAATATGAATATAGATAATCTCAATGGTACTAATTCCAATTGTAGTAATTATCTGATCATTCTTGCTTGTTAAAAGGCTCGATAACCTGGGTTTAACTTTTCGTTTTTAAAAAAGTTAATTGTAAACCAACGAGTTATCAAAAATTTCAGCCTTGCTATTAAGCCTTTTTCTTATGTCATTTCTGACCTTCTAATTCCTGTGATGAGCATAAATTAAGAAAAGTCTCGTCAATTTTATCTATTCTTATATTAAATATAGAGTCAGTCTTTTATCTGTGTACATCAGTTTATCCTCCATTATGAGCTGTGAGAGAGATTAAAACTTAGATTGTAGTGACAAAGATCATCATGATAGATAAAGTACGATATATTTGATTACATTTTAATTTAAGGCGAGTGGATTGTGGGTCAATTAGTGATTTTAGGCTATATAGCATTAGGCGGGGCATTTGGTGCATGTTCTAGGTATTTAGTGTCTGAACTGTGTGTCTATTTATTAGGTAAAGGATTTCCTTACGGCACATTAGCAGTAAACGTTGTGGGTTCAGCCATTATGGGGTTACTGATGGCAGCTTTGCAAAATGAAATGATATCGGCAAGCCCATGGAGGTTTATCATTGGGTTAGGCTTTTTAGGCGCACTGACAACCTTTTCAACATTCTCTATGGATAACGTGCTACTGATGCAGCAAGGTGCATTTTTTAAAATGGGT includes:
- the fadB gene encoding fatty acid oxidation complex subunit alpha FadB, whose product is MIYQHTALHVKELQDGIVQLTFSENASVNTLGSDALKALDEALDAIKSQPNVTGLILNSDKDSFIAGANIKEFLGLFAQPIEELKHWIKYANDIFCKLEDLPFPTLSVIKGFALGGGCELILSTDLRIGDHTALIGLPETKLGIIPGFGGTVRLPRLIGADNAMEMIATAKLQKADEALKLGLLDAIVSSDQLESSALLTMQQAQSGHIDWQARRQQKMAPLPLSKVEALMSFTTAKGMISAKAGPHYPAPIASVKAIEEAATFERDGALEIERNSFAHVAKSDTAQALIGLFLNDQYIKAIAKKATKEATKTQRAAVLGAGIMGGGIAYQSASKGIPVLMKDIAQSSLDLGMNEASKLLNKQLERGKIDGFKLAKVLAAITPSLHYSGIEQADIIVEAVVENPKVKAAVLAEVEQHAKQGAIIASNTSTIPINQLAKAVKHPENFCGMHFFNPVHRMPLVEIIRGEHTSEDTINKVVAYAAQMGKSPIVVNDCPGFFVNRVLFPYFGGFSLLMRDGADFTQIDKVMERQFGWPMGPAYLLDVVGIDTAHHAQEVMAQGFPERMGKQGKDAIDVLYHAQKYGQKNGHGFYTYTLDKKGKPTKTFDPSILTLLKEVTADSKTFSDEDIINRTMIPMINEVVLCLEESIIASPQEADMALIYGLGFPPFRGGVFRYLDSIGLNNYIQTASQFSELGPMYRVPQLLIEMAEKGETFYSNQSTSI
- a CDS encoding YigZ family protein; protein product: MSDQPYLIPRENVVFEEEIKKSVFITQLAHTPSIDSAKQFIEHVKAQHASARHNCWGFVAGRPNDSLLWGFSDDGEPSGTAGKPILAQLSGSGVGEMTAVVTRYSGGIKLGTGGLVKAYGGGVQQALKQLQTIEKKIMTQLQLRLDYPLMPLVQSILGQFHTQQLDAQFDSEVVLLIEVDKREENLFTQTLINKSGAKVLIQEMSVRSSNNTRNVEA
- a CDS encoding TrkH family potassium uptake protein, with translation MQFRSIIRIIGLLLALFSVSMLAPALVALIYRDGAGVPFVTTFFVLLLCGGICWFPNRDKKSDLKARDGFLIVVLFWTVIGSAGALPLWLSPNPDVSVTDAFFESFSALTTTGATTIVGLDHLPKAILFYRQFLQWFGGMGIIVLAVAILPILGIGGMQLYRAEIPGPVKDSKMTPRIAETAKVLWYIYLSLTIACALAFWLAGMSVFDAICHSFSTIAIGGFSTHDASMGYFNSPVINMITVVFLLISACNFSLHFAVFASGGVHPKYYWRDPEFRAFITIQVLLFLLCFFILLSHNNDLTTFETFDQVLFQTVSISTTAGFTTTGFSQWPLFLPVLLLFSSFIGGCAGSTGGGLKVIRVLLLTLQGGRELKRLVHPRAVFPIKIGDKALPQRVVDAVWGFFSAYALVFVLCMLGLIATGMDELSAFSAIAATLNNLGPGLGDVSVHFANVNDAAKWVLIISMLFGRLEVFTLLILFTPTFWKS
- the hemG gene encoding menaquinone-dependent protoporphyrinogen IX dehydrogenase; translation: MHEKKYLILYSTQEGQTYKIAQYMAQELGESHCNLINLHEAHTVDFGLYHTLIIGASIRYGRFNKKLYRFIDRHLAQLNAADAYFYSVNLTARKEGKDTPEGSVYIQTFLKKSPWKPKKIGVFAGALLYPRYSWFDRMMIQLIMRMTKGETDTSKEVEYTNWEKVTQFTKSIEKSL
- the crcB gene encoding fluoride efflux transporter CrcB; translation: MGQLVILGYIALGGAFGACSRYLVSELCVYLLGKGFPYGTLAVNVVGSAIMGLLMAALQNEMISASPWRFIIGLGFLGALTTFSTFSMDNVLLMQQGAFFKMGLNVFLNVFLSISAAWVGFHLLIKN